A window from Opitutia bacterium ISCC 52 encodes these proteins:
- a CDS encoding alpha-L-fucosidase, with protein sequence MRMVNRVLWAGLLLMLVCSLMGKNYLEENAEDRDARMDWWKEARFGMFIHWGVYSVHGGTYKGNQVPGIGEWIMNKAPIPVDEYEGYAEMFNPVFFDAEEWVRIAKNAGMKYIVITSKHHDGFALWDSKVSDWDIMDASPFKQDILKELSIACEKYGIRLCFYHSIMDWHHPDAQGPFYPKYNDRKRENPRFPLYVENYLKPQLKELLTGYGDLGILWFDGEWIPDYKTEIGKDIYNFVRNLQPDIIINNRVDKGRKGMEGLNAEGNFAGDYGTPEQEIPDTGLPGVDWESCMTMNRTWGWKAYDNEWKSDELLIRNLIDIASKGGNYLLNVGPTHEGLIPAPSIERLRAMGDWLAVYGESIYGSDASPFEKPDWGRFTQKEGEVFAHIFEWPEDGTLRIPLMDGMPYKSIQIIDCCDDLAWEIRGDDAFISLPLEMQDAIATVVKLEY encoded by the coding sequence ATGCGAATGGTAAATCGTGTACTGTGGGCAGGATTATTGTTGATGTTGGTCTGCTCACTCATGGGCAAAAATTATTTGGAAGAAAACGCTGAAGACCGGGATGCTCGGATGGATTGGTGGAAGGAAGCGCGCTTCGGCATGTTTATCCATTGGGGCGTCTATTCCGTTCACGGTGGAACCTACAAGGGGAATCAGGTTCCGGGTATTGGTGAGTGGATTATGAATAAAGCTCCTATTCCCGTAGATGAATATGAAGGATATGCTGAAATGTTTAATCCTGTGTTTTTCGATGCCGAGGAGTGGGTGCGTATTGCCAAGAATGCAGGTATGAAATACATCGTCATCACCTCCAAGCATCATGACGGCTTCGCGTTGTGGGACTCGAAGGTCAGCGATTGGGATATCATGGATGCTTCGCCCTTCAAACAGGACATTTTGAAAGAGCTTTCCATTGCGTGTGAGAAGTATGGCATTCGACTTTGCTTCTATCATTCGATCATGGATTGGCATCACCCGGATGCCCAGGGACCGTTCTATCCCAAATATAATGATCGCAAGCGCGAAAATCCCCGCTTCCCCCTGTATGTAGAAAACTACTTGAAGCCCCAGTTGAAGGAACTGCTTACCGGGTATGGGGACCTGGGGATTCTCTGGTTTGATGGCGAGTGGATTCCAGATTACAAAACCGAAATAGGAAAGGACATCTACAACTTCGTTCGCAATCTTCAACCCGACATCATTATAAACAACCGGGTCGATAAAGGGCGCAAAGGTATGGAAGGGTTGAATGCGGAAGGCAACTTTGCTGGCGACTATGGAACCCCTGAACAGGAAATTCCTGATACTGGGCTGCCCGGTGTTGATTGGGAGTCTTGCATGACTATGAACAGAACCTGGGGTTGGAAAGCTTACGACAATGAGTGGAAGTCGGATGAGCTCCTGATACGAAACCTCATTGATATCGCTTCCAAGGGGGGGAACTACCTCTTGAATGTTGGCCCTACTCATGAAGGTCTCATTCCTGCTCCCAGTATCGAGCGTCTGCGTGCGATGGGTGACTGGCTGGCCGTATATGGGGAATCGATTTACGGCTCAGATGCGAGTCCGTTTGAAAAACCTGATTGGGGTCGGTTCACACAGAAAGAGGGTGAGGTATTTGCTCACATTTTTGAATGGCCAGAAGACGGAACGCTGCGAATTCCGCTCATGGATGGGATGCCATATAAAAGCATCCAGATTATCGATTGTTGCGATGACTTGGCTTGGGAGATCCGCGGTGACGATGCATTTATTTCTCTCCCGTTAGAAATGCAGGATGCAATTGCCACCGTTGTGAAGCTCGAGTACTGA
- a CDS encoding Gfo/Idh/MocA family oxidoreductase: MKKIQFGLIGAGQIADISAGEINQHAAAQVVAIQDLNQGRCEALATKHKIAETFASSEELLASDQVDAVYIAVPNKFHAPLAIQALQAGKHVILEKPFAMNQPQAEEVAAAARVSGKCFTLGMNLRFFEEVQRIRSVVEEGELGEVYHAKAYWFRRSGIPKLGTWFGNKELAGAGAINDIGVHYLDACLYLMNNFEPASVSGVTYTKFGNRGLGEGDWGNSDKEDITFDVDDFASALIKMKNGATVHLEVTWACHAAEENRQGIELFGTEAGASMSPAKLYRPGSKPNDYHAVEIGSRSNPFPHGNRFHNFINHLTGDEPLAMNLEQGLAVQKILDAVSESSRTGREVVFD; encoded by the coding sequence ATGAAAAAGATACAGTTCGGGCTCATCGGCGCAGGACAAATAGCAGATATTAGTGCAGGAGAAATCAACCAGCATGCAGCGGCTCAGGTAGTTGCTATCCAGGACCTCAACCAAGGAAGGTGCGAAGCACTCGCCACCAAACACAAGATAGCGGAGACATTTGCAAGCAGCGAGGAGTTACTCGCCAGCGATCAGGTGGATGCGGTTTACATAGCCGTGCCCAATAAGTTTCACGCACCCTTGGCAATCCAGGCACTGCAGGCAGGAAAGCATGTCATCCTTGAAAAACCATTTGCTATGAACCAACCACAGGCAGAGGAAGTCGCAGCGGCAGCCAGAGTCAGTGGTAAATGCTTTACTCTGGGCATGAACCTTCGCTTCTTCGAGGAAGTCCAACGAATCAGATCTGTAGTCGAAGAAGGCGAGCTTGGAGAGGTCTACCATGCCAAGGCCTATTGGTTCCGCCGTTCTGGTATCCCTAAACTGGGTACCTGGTTCGGAAACAAAGAATTGGCTGGCGCAGGAGCCATTAACGATATCGGTGTCCACTACCTGGATGCCTGTTTATACCTGATGAACAATTTTGAACCTGCTTCAGTATCGGGCGTCACTTATACAAAATTTGGCAACCGCGGTTTGGGAGAAGGTGATTGGGGGAACTCAGACAAGGAGGATATTACCTTTGATGTAGATGACTTTGCTTCTGCCCTCATCAAAATGAAGAACGGAGCGACCGTTCACCTGGAAGTTACCTGGGCCTGTCACGCCGCTGAGGAAAACCGGCAAGGGATAGAGCTCTTTGGAACGGAGGCAGGGGCATCCATGAGTCCAGCCAAGCTTTATCGTCCCGGTTCCAAACCGAATGACTACCATGCAGTTGAGATAGGAAGCCGATCCAATCCATTTCCACACGGCAATCGTTTCCACAACTTCATCAATCATCTGACCGGCGACGAACCACTGGCCATGAATCTAGAGCAAGGCTTGGCAGTTCAAAAAATCCTAGATGCCGTATCCGAATCGAGTCGGACCGGCAGAGAAGTGGTCTTCGACTAA
- a CDS encoding fucose isomerase, with protein MKITLIASGDLRESANQTCWEKQAEMEAQLSDVVAKLGHELERAHLYNKARGHGFIGSQKEGMDVFSKIDPKQPIIVAEAVWQYSHHILHGLISHQAPILTVANWSGTWPGLVGMLNLNGSLTKAGVKYSTLWSEDFSDDLFLNGLTSWLETGEVVHATPQVNPFGGASGQADEVAGQLAGQLQRDKAIMGVFDEGCMGMFNAIIPDHLLFSTGVYKERLSQSALYAGMQEVSDEEAASAYQWICDRGFNFHFGEDEVEDLTEAQVLEQCKLYIAACRIGDFFGCDAIGIQYQQGLKDLCPASDLAEGLLNSSERPPVTNDAGEVIKAGKPFTHFNEVDECAGLDGLLTQRVHDALGQPPENTLHDLRWGDADKSGTTDEYVWVFLISGSVPVEHNGGYENCHGYRQPIMYFGKGGSTLQGISHPGEVVWSRIWVDGSVPGGQLCMDLGRGEAIELPEEETQRRLNETTPQWPIMHCITYGVSRDEMMARHKANHIQLAYANSAEDADLAMQTKAALAAKLGIKVSLCGTGKGGAPLS; from the coding sequence ATGAAAATTACCCTAATTGCGAGTGGCGACTTACGCGAAAGTGCCAACCAAACCTGCTGGGAGAAACAAGCCGAAATGGAAGCGCAGCTTAGCGACGTGGTGGCGAAGCTCGGGCATGAGCTTGAACGGGCGCATCTCTACAATAAAGCCCGTGGCCATGGTTTCATTGGAAGTCAAAAGGAAGGCATGGATGTCTTTTCCAAGATAGATCCTAAGCAACCCATCATTGTGGCAGAGGCGGTGTGGCAATACAGTCACCACATCTTGCACGGGCTCATCAGCCACCAGGCGCCCATACTCACTGTAGCGAACTGGTCGGGTACCTGGCCAGGGCTTGTTGGTATGCTTAATCTTAACGGCTCACTTACGAAAGCTGGAGTGAAGTATTCGACGCTCTGGAGCGAGGACTTTAGTGACGATTTGTTCTTAAACGGATTAACATCCTGGTTGGAAACTGGCGAAGTCGTTCATGCCACACCGCAGGTAAACCCGTTTGGCGGAGCATCGGGGCAGGCCGATGAAGTTGCTGGCCAACTAGCTGGACAGTTACAGAGGGACAAAGCCATAATGGGCGTCTTCGACGAAGGTTGCATGGGAATGTTCAATGCCATCATACCTGATCACCTGCTTTTCTCGACCGGAGTTTACAAAGAACGTCTGAGCCAATCGGCCCTTTATGCTGGGATGCAGGAGGTCAGCGACGAGGAAGCTGCGAGTGCCTATCAGTGGATTTGTGATCGTGGATTCAACTTTCATTTCGGTGAAGACGAAGTTGAGGACCTGACCGAGGCGCAAGTACTTGAGCAGTGCAAATTGTATATTGCTGCCTGTCGGATCGGAGATTTCTTCGGGTGCGACGCGATTGGTATTCAATATCAACAAGGACTCAAAGACCTGTGTCCTGCCTCTGACCTTGCCGAAGGTTTACTTAATAGCAGCGAGCGTCCCCCAGTGACCAATGATGCTGGAGAAGTCATCAAGGCCGGGAAACCATTTACTCATTTCAACGAAGTTGACGAGTGTGCCGGACTGGATGGATTGCTGACCCAGCGAGTGCACGATGCACTGGGTCAACCGCCGGAAAATACTCTGCACGATTTACGTTGGGGCGATGCTGACAAAAGTGGCACCACCGACGAATACGTCTGGGTGTTTCTCATCAGTGGGTCTGTCCCAGTCGAGCACAACGGTGGCTATGAAAACTGTCATGGTTATCGCCAGCCCATTATGTACTTTGGTAAAGGTGGATCCACCTTGCAGGGTATATCTCATCCCGGCGAAGTGGTGTGGAGTCGTATCTGGGTTGATGGATCTGTGCCCGGCGGCCAGCTCTGCATGGATCTGGGTCGTGGAGAAGCTATTGAATTACCGGAAGAAGAAACTCAACGCCGCCTCAATGAAACGACTCCTCAATGGCCGATCATGCATTGTATCACCTATGGAGTGTCGCGCGACGAGATGATGGCCCGTCATAAGGCCAACCACATTCAGCTTGCTTATGCCAACAGCGCTGAAGACGCGGACCTGGCCATGCAAACGAAGGCCGCATTGGCCGCCAAACTAGGAATTAAGGTCTCTCTGTGCGGAACGGGCAAGGGCGGGGCACCTTTGTCTTAG
- a CDS encoding arylsulfatase has protein sequence MTIFKEIPRFPFILLTTFTLVATSHSKLAAQGSSTTPDHPAAERFQGSIGRLAADSTPDHLQEVKAPQQSPNVIYIVLDDTGFGDLGSYGSIVSTPYMDTLATEGLQFNNFHSKAVCSPTRASLLTGRNSHAVGMKELTGSDQGYPHTRGQVSAAAANIAQILGRNGYSTLMAGKWHLVPAAEMYAAGERTHWPLQKGFDRFHGFLYGWTDQYRPDLVIDNRHVDPPEDPDYHFSEDIVNQSIQMIGANLDDKPDKPFFLYLTFGAVHSPIQVPKRYIEKYKGKFDEGWDKVRERRFRKQLKTGLIPASSKLPARGLGDPAWADLSEVEQKVFARFMEAYAGFLEHTDDQIGRLINFLKEKNHFEDSLIILISDNGGAPEAGVEGNFEHPYNGKLTVEEMYERLDDLGSRNSQPQYQRPWAMASSAPFQYYKLWPFNGGVRTPMIVSWPEGIESKGLREQFVDVIDITPTVLDLVGIEAPDTFDGVPQMPLHGKSLRAVFQSPEAPAPRDTQYWELWASRSIYHQGWKAMAFHKHGTHFADDHWELYNQNNDFTESTNLADTHPEKLKELQALWWAEAEKYGALPQLEARGGRTRSYNQIFLDK, from the coding sequence ATGACTATCTTTAAAGAAATACCACGCTTCCCTTTTATTTTGCTTACAACCTTTACTTTGGTTGCGACATCCCACTCCAAGCTGGCAGCACAAGGTTCTTCCACCACTCCGGATCATCCGGCAGCTGAAAGGTTTCAAGGTAGCATAGGTCGATTAGCTGCGGACTCGACACCAGATCACCTTCAAGAAGTGAAAGCTCCCCAACAAAGCCCGAACGTCATCTACATCGTATTGGACGATACGGGCTTTGGAGATTTAGGTTCCTACGGGTCGATAGTTTCAACGCCTTACATGGATACGCTGGCTACTGAAGGATTGCAGTTTAACAACTTTCATTCGAAGGCGGTTTGTTCACCTACCCGAGCATCTCTATTGACCGGTCGCAATTCCCACGCAGTGGGTATGAAAGAATTAACAGGAAGCGATCAAGGCTATCCTCATACGCGAGGACAAGTAAGCGCAGCGGCAGCGAACATTGCTCAAATTCTTGGACGAAACGGGTACAGCACGCTGATGGCGGGAAAGTGGCACCTGGTACCTGCGGCCGAAATGTACGCTGCTGGTGAACGCACCCACTGGCCGCTGCAAAAGGGTTTCGATCGCTTTCATGGATTTCTCTATGGCTGGACAGATCAATACCGTCCCGACCTAGTCATCGATAATCGACATGTTGATCCACCTGAAGACCCCGACTATCATTTTTCCGAAGACATCGTAAATCAATCGATTCAAATGATCGGTGCGAATTTAGATGACAAACCGGACAAGCCATTCTTTCTCTACCTCACTTTTGGAGCGGTGCATTCACCTATACAAGTGCCCAAACGCTACATCGAAAAATACAAGGGCAAGTTCGATGAAGGCTGGGATAAGGTTCGGGAACGACGCTTTCGTAAGCAGCTCAAAACCGGACTCATTCCTGCCAGTTCCAAATTACCGGCGCGAGGGCTGGGAGATCCAGCCTGGGCAGATCTGAGTGAGGTCGAGCAAAAAGTATTTGCCCGCTTCATGGAAGCCTATGCAGGTTTCCTTGAACACACGGACGATCAAATTGGTCGCCTCATCAATTTTCTCAAAGAGAAGAATCACTTTGAGGATTCTCTAATTATTCTGATCTCGGACAACGGTGGAGCGCCAGAAGCTGGCGTGGAAGGCAATTTCGAACATCCCTATAACGGGAAGCTTACAGTGGAAGAAATGTATGAGCGACTCGATGACCTCGGCTCTCGCAATTCGCAGCCTCAATATCAAAGGCCCTGGGCAATGGCTTCAAGTGCCCCTTTCCAATATTACAAACTGTGGCCATTTAATGGAGGCGTTCGGACACCGATGATAGTGTCGTGGCCCGAAGGAATAGAATCAAAAGGCCTTCGCGAACAATTCGTCGATGTCATTGATATTACACCAACCGTGCTCGACCTGGTTGGCATCGAAGCACCGGATACCTTTGATGGTGTTCCTCAGATGCCACTTCATGGTAAAAGTCTGAGGGCCGTATTCCAAAGTCCGGAAGCACCGGCTCCTCGAGACACTCAATACTGGGAGCTTTGGGCAAGCCGATCCATTTATCATCAAGGCTGGAAAGCCATGGCTTTCCACAAGCACGGAACCCATTTCGCAGACGACCATTGGGAACTCTACAATCAAAACAACGATTTTACAGAGTCTACTAACCTCGCAGATACACATCCCGAGAAACTCAAAGAGCTCCAGGCACTCTGGTGGGCGGAAGCCGAAAAGTATGGGGCTCTCCCCCAACTCGAAGCAAGAGGCGGCAGAACCAGAAGCTATAATCAGATATTTCTCGACAAATAA
- a CDS encoding alpha/beta hydrolase — protein MIYSRNVRHLLPTILFIAAFGISTQAQQRAPIPPITYEDVSYGNHSNQVIDFWKADVDGPAPLVVYIHGGGFTGGSHKKVTAKKIQQYLDAGIHHASVEYRFMKHARLPAAHEDAVRALQFIRSKSDEWGIDKNRIAAYGGSAGAQLVAYLAWGDDFADPESDDPIARESTRLAAVAPLAGQSTMDFDWWVENIPGYRKAFHDRDRSEFDLSDVEMRALMKELSIINHISSDDPPSYMSYGMKPDDQIPDNPERARGWSIHHVNFGIIMEEKLRRAGVEVFLKYPQIQLPFENEVPFLIHHLNK, from the coding sequence ATGATCTACTCTAGGAATGTTCGCCATCTTCTTCCCACCATCCTATTCATTGCAGCCTTTGGCATCAGTACCCAGGCACAGCAAAGGGCCCCCATACCGCCGATAACCTACGAGGATGTTTCCTATGGGAACCACAGTAATCAAGTGATCGACTTTTGGAAGGCGGATGTAGATGGTCCTGCACCTTTGGTTGTTTATATTCACGGTGGTGGATTCACAGGAGGTTCACATAAAAAGGTCACTGCAAAGAAAATCCAACAATACCTGGATGCGGGGATTCACCATGCCTCAGTAGAATACCGCTTTATGAAGCATGCGAGACTTCCAGCCGCGCATGAAGATGCAGTTCGTGCATTACAATTTATCCGGAGCAAGTCAGATGAATGGGGCATCGATAAAAATCGGATCGCGGCCTACGGCGGATCAGCCGGGGCACAACTGGTCGCCTACCTCGCCTGGGGCGATGATTTCGCCGACCCGGAAAGTGATGATCCAATTGCACGTGAATCAACCCGCCTTGCAGCTGTTGCGCCATTAGCCGGTCAGTCGACCATGGACTTTGACTGGTGGGTAGAAAATATTCCTGGTTACAGAAAAGCCTTTCACGACAGGGACCGTTCGGAGTTTGATCTCTCGGACGTAGAGATGCGTGCACTGATGAAGGAGCTCTCTATCATCAACCACATCAGTTCGGATGATCCTCCTAGCTACATGAGTTATGGAATGAAACCGGATGATCAAATTCCAGATAACCCGGAGCGTGCGCGAGGCTGGTCGATTCACCACGTAAATTTTGGAATTATCATGGAAGAAAAACTACGAAGAGCAGGTGTGGAAGTATTTCTTAAGTATCCGCAAATACAGCTGCCTTTCGAAAACGAAGTGCCATTTCTGATCCATCATTTAAATAAGTAG
- a CDS encoding pyridoxal-phosphate dependent enzyme, which produces MSELCAHLDDIQAAAGSIAPFAHKTPVLRCSALDKTLDAQLYFKCENFQKVGAFKFRGACNAVTSLSEEELKRGVATHSSGNHAAALALSAKLAGSSAHIVMPSNAPAVKKAAVEGYGAKITYCEPTLEARERTLAHILENEGRVLIHPYNDARIIAGQGTAALELLEEVGELDVVMAPVGGGGLLSGTSIAFSESNPTTKVIGAEPLNADDAYRSTQTGEIQPSDNPQTIADGLLTSLGELTFAIIQERCSSIVTVSEESIVEAMRLVWERMKIIIEPSAAVPVAALLEKRSEIPGERVGVIFSGGNIDLERLPWLK; this is translated from the coding sequence ATGTCTGAACTTTGTGCTCACCTCGATGATATTCAAGCAGCGGCAGGTAGTATTGCTCCCTTTGCGCACAAGACACCTGTGTTACGTTGTTCTGCTTTGGATAAAACCCTGGATGCCCAACTCTACTTCAAGTGCGAGAATTTTCAGAAAGTAGGAGCCTTTAAATTTCGCGGTGCCTGCAACGCGGTTACCAGTTTGTCTGAGGAGGAACTCAAGCGAGGAGTAGCTACTCATTCATCGGGCAATCACGCCGCCGCCCTGGCTTTGTCTGCCAAACTGGCTGGATCGAGTGCTCACATCGTCATGCCCTCGAATGCCCCGGCCGTGAAAAAGGCTGCGGTAGAGGGTTACGGCGCAAAAATTACTTATTGTGAACCCACCCTGGAAGCGCGTGAGAGGACTTTGGCCCATATCCTGGAGAATGAGGGCCGGGTACTGATTCATCCTTACAACGATGCGCGTATTATTGCCGGGCAAGGGACTGCAGCCCTCGAACTGCTAGAAGAAGTCGGCGAGCTGGATGTTGTTATGGCCCCGGTCGGTGGGGGTGGATTGCTGAGCGGTACTTCCATCGCTTTCAGTGAATCGAATCCAACCACGAAAGTCATCGGCGCTGAACCGTTGAATGCAGATGATGCTTATCGTTCGACGCAAACAGGTGAGATACAGCCTTCCGATAATCCTCAAACTATAGCTGATGGACTCCTTACCAGCCTGGGCGAATTGACCTTTGCGATCATTCAAGAACGCTGTTCCAGTATCGTAACCGTTTCCGAAGAATCCATTGTCGAGGCCATGCGCCTGGTTTGGGAGCGGATGAAAATTATTATTGAACCGTCTGCAGCCGTACCCGTTGCCGCACTACTTGAAAAACGCAGTGAGATTCCTGGCGAGCGCGTGGGAGTGATCTTCTCGGGAGGCAATATTGATCTGGAGCGATTGCCGTGGCTCAAATAA
- a CDS encoding FAD-binding protein, which yields MNHVKDDISQKLVELSSLLEGELHTGRLMRTLYATDGSAYQEMPLAVAIPESEKDLIELIRFAGEHGVGLIPRTAGTSLAGQVVGNGIVVDVSRHFTDILEINESESWVRVQPGVIRNELNAALKSHGLFFGPETSTQNRAMVGGMLGNNSCGSNSVKYGSVRDHILEVTALLSDGSKVIFGPISLEAFEAKCEGPESLETRLYRSIRDQLGDESVRAEIAKEFPKPSIPRRNTGYALDLLMDASCMDPASDKAFNFAKLIAGSEGTLCLVTEMKLHCNPLPPKVVGIQCAQFDSVDQALKATQIAVGFDCYACELIDDFILECTERSLEHRNSRFFIEGSPGAVLVTEIRADSEDAVLKITHQLEEAFRNAGYGYAYPVLFGQDTEKIWNLRKAGLGLMNNIPGDAKPVPVVEDTAVDVADLPQYIAEFDRLLAERFGLQCIHYAHAGSGEIHLRPIINLKTEEGKQQFREVAQVIADLVKQYRGSLSGEHGDGRLRGEFLKQMLGEQNYALVEAVKRSWDPQDIFNPGKIVNTPPMNEYLRYQPGVAPPEVETHFDWSATSGLLGAAEMCTGSADCRKTHLAGGTMCPSYMATRNEKDTTRARANMLRDVLTSSENENPFNDEYLKDVLDLCLSCKGCKKECPTSVDMAKLKAEFQQHYYDANGASLRSKLIARYASMQRWAAMLPGLWNMAFGTPFIRRFLNSLSGFHPERSIPLLPKQTLERWFKNRTPHANAGSNGSVWFFNDEFTNYQDTRAGISTIELLERLGYKVEIPEHGESGRTWLSKGFVRKAKRIINDNLKTLSEKVNEERPLVGVEPSAILTFRDEALDLAEPDLKETAQQMAPHCLLLEEFIEREAKAGRVSSGDFVEDAEKVLLHGHCFQKALVGIQPTLAALSLPVNYTVEAIPSGCCGMAGSFGYEKEHFDVSMNIADLVLLPAVKNEADTTLVAASGTSCRHQILDGAQREALHPAEILLRALK from the coding sequence ATGAATCACGTGAAAGACGACATTTCCCAGAAGCTCGTTGAACTCAGCTCCCTCCTCGAAGGAGAGTTACATACCGGTCGCCTCATGCGGACCTTGTATGCAACGGATGGGTCAGCTTATCAAGAGATGCCACTCGCCGTGGCAATTCCTGAGTCTGAGAAAGATTTGATCGAACTCATCCGTTTCGCTGGTGAGCACGGAGTAGGGCTTATCCCAAGAACGGCCGGAACCTCACTCGCTGGGCAGGTCGTGGGGAACGGAATCGTTGTGGATGTATCCCGCCACTTCACCGATATTCTGGAAATTAACGAATCGGAATCTTGGGTACGTGTCCAACCAGGCGTGATTCGAAATGAGCTCAATGCTGCTCTCAAGTCGCATGGTCTTTTCTTTGGCCCAGAAACGTCGACCCAAAATCGAGCTATGGTGGGCGGGATGCTGGGCAATAATTCCTGTGGCTCGAATTCGGTTAAGTATGGGAGTGTAAGGGATCATATACTAGAAGTTACCGCCTTACTCTCAGATGGCTCGAAAGTGATCTTTGGCCCTATAAGTCTGGAGGCGTTTGAGGCAAAATGCGAGGGTCCGGAATCCTTAGAAACGCGACTCTATCGTTCTATTCGAGATCAGCTTGGTGACGAGTCAGTGAGAGCAGAGATCGCAAAAGAATTTCCCAAGCCGTCCATTCCGAGACGCAACACCGGTTATGCTCTGGATCTACTTATGGACGCCTCTTGCATGGATCCCGCGAGTGATAAGGCATTCAATTTTGCTAAACTCATTGCAGGGAGTGAAGGCACCTTGTGTCTGGTCACGGAAATGAAACTCCACTGTAATCCTCTGCCACCCAAAGTGGTTGGTATACAGTGTGCTCAATTTGACTCAGTCGATCAGGCTTTGAAAGCCACACAGATTGCTGTCGGCTTTGACTGTTATGCCTGTGAACTGATTGATGATTTCATCCTCGAATGCACTGAGCGGAGCCTGGAACATCGTAACAGCCGCTTCTTCATCGAAGGTTCGCCGGGAGCGGTACTCGTTACCGAGATTCGGGCGGATTCGGAGGATGCGGTTCTGAAGATAACCCATCAATTGGAAGAAGCCTTTCGTAACGCCGGATATGGTTATGCCTACCCAGTCTTGTTTGGTCAGGATACGGAAAAAATCTGGAATTTGAGAAAAGCTGGCTTGGGATTGATGAACAATATTCCCGGCGATGCGAAACCCGTTCCGGTGGTGGAAGACACGGCTGTCGATGTGGCAGACCTTCCACAATATATTGCCGAATTTGATCGTCTGTTAGCTGAGCGCTTTGGTCTGCAGTGCATTCACTACGCCCATGCCGGTAGTGGTGAGATACATTTACGGCCCATTATCAATCTCAAGACGGAGGAAGGTAAACAGCAGTTCCGGGAAGTCGCCCAGGTGATTGCCGATCTGGTAAAACAGTATCGAGGTTCGCTCTCTGGGGAGCATGGCGATGGTCGTCTTCGTGGAGAGTTTCTCAAGCAAATGTTGGGCGAGCAAAACTATGCTCTGGTTGAAGCGGTTAAGCGTAGCTGGGATCCCCAGGATATCTTTAATCCTGGCAAGATCGTGAACACCCCTCCGATGAATGAGTATCTTCGTTATCAGCCGGGCGTGGCACCCCCTGAGGTTGAAACACATTTCGATTGGTCTGCGACCAGTGGGTTATTGGGGGCGGCTGAGATGTGCACGGGATCAGCGGATTGCCGCAAGACCCATCTGGCCGGCGGAACGATGTGCCCCAGTTACATGGCAACGCGCAATGAGAAAGACACAACTCGGGCTAGGGCCAATATGCTTCGCGATGTGTTGACCTCATCGGAAAATGAAAATCCGTTCAATGACGAGTATCTCAAAGACGTTTTGGACCTTTGCCTTTCCTGCAAGGGGTGTAAGAAAGAATGCCCGACCTCGGTCGATATGGCGAAGCTCAAGGCTGAGTTTCAGCAGCATTATTACGATGCGAATGGCGCTTCTCTTCGCTCGAAGTTAATAGCGCGCTATGCCTCGATGCAAAGGTGGGCGGCCATGCTTCCGGGGCTATGGAACATGGCTTTCGGAACACCTTTCATTCGACGTTTTTTAAATAGCCTGAGTGGATTCCATCCAGAGCGGTCTATTCCACTACTTCCGAAGCAAACCTTAGAGCGATGGTTCAAGAATCGTACTCCGCATGCTAACGCCGGATCGAACGGTAGTGTATGGTTCTTCAACGATGAGTTTACGAATTACCAGGATACACGTGCAGGAATTTCGACCATTGAGTTATTGGAACGTCTGGGCTATAAAGTTGAAATTCCCGAGCATGGTGAAAGCGGCAGAACCTGGTTATCGAAAGGCTTTGTTCGAAAAGCCAAACGCATCATCAATGATAACCTTAAGACCCTCTCGGAAAAGGTAAATGAAGAGCGACCCCTGGTGGGCGTCGAGCCATCCGCCATTCTTACCTTTCGGGATGAGGCGCTCGATCTTGCCGAACCGGATTTGAAAGAGACTGCTCAACAAATGGCACCTCATTGTTTGTTGTTAGAAGAGTTTATCGAACGCGAAGCAAAGGCCGGTCGTGTCAGTTCAGGAGACTTTGTTGAGGATGCGGAAAAGGTACTCTTGCACGGGCATTGTTTCCAAAAGGCTTTAGTTGGAATTCAACCCACTTTGGCTGCGCTCAGTCTTCCGGTGAACTATACGGTCGAGGCGATCCCCAGTGGCTGTTGTGGTATGGCCGGATCTTTTGGTTATGAAAAAGAGCACTTCGATGTATCCATGAACATTGCAGACCTGGTACTCCTTCCGGCTGTTAAGAATGAAGCGGATACAACTTTGGTAGCCGCTTCAGGCACCTCCTGTCGGCATCAGATTCTCGATGGAGCACAGCGAGAGGCATTACACCCGGCCGAGATACTGTTGCGTGCATTGAAATAA